One Dromiciops gliroides isolate mDroGli1 chromosome 3, mDroGli1.pri, whole genome shotgun sequence DNA segment encodes these proteins:
- the PTGIR gene encoding prostacyclin receptor: MPELCENLTYVQGNGGPVTSTLMFLAGVVGNGLALGILAAHRRVLRARSSAFTVLVTGLAGTDLLGTCFLSPAVFVAYAQNSSLLGLAQGPGLCHCFAFAMTFFGLASTLILCAMAVERCLALSHPYRYAQLNGRRYAKLALPAIYTFCALFCSLPFLGLGRHQQYCPGSWCFIQMRSEEAAVQAFSLAYATLVGLLVGAIILCNGSVTLSLCRMYREQRRRRGSLAPGRAGPGSREGEDEVDHLILLALMTGILAICSLPLTIRGFRQAIRPDPKDLGDLIAFRFSAFNPILDPWVFILFRKAVFRRLRHVCCCLRRAPPMGPPAVKVHNFPFPDTTQG, encoded by the exons ATGCCTGAGCTGTGTGAGAACCTCACCTACGTCCAGGGCAATGGTGGTCCAGTGACCAGCACGCTGATGTTTCTGGCTGGGGTGGTTGGCAACGGACTGGCCCTGGGCATCCTGGCTGCCCACCGGCGGGTGCTGCGGGCTCGCTCCTCTGCCTTCACTGTGCTGGTTACGGGACTGGCGGGCACTGACCTGCTGGGCACATGCTTCCTGAGCCCTGCTGTCTTTGTGGCCTATGCCCAGAACAGCTCTCTCCTGGGGCTGGCCCAGGGGCCGGGGCTGTGCCACTGCTTTGCCTTCGCCATGACCTTCTTTGGCCTGGCATCCACTCTCATCCTCTGTGCCATGGCGGTGGAGAGATGCCTAGCCCTCAGCCACCCCTACCGCTATGCGCAGCTCAATGGACGTCGCTATGCCAAGCTGGCCCTCCCTGCTATCTACACCTTCTGTGCTCTGTTCTGCTCCTTGCCCTTTCTGGGGCTGGGCCGGCACCAACAGTACTGCCCGGggagctggtgcttcatccagATGCGTTCCGAGGAGGCTGCTGTGCAGGCCTTTTCTCTGGCCTACGCCACCCTGGTGGGACTGCTTGTGGGGGCCATCATCCTATGTAACGGCTCCGTCACCCTGAGCTTGTGCCGAATGTACCGGGAGCAGCGACGGCGGAGAGGTTCCCTGGCACCCGGGCGAGCTGGGCCAGGGTCCAGGGAGGGCGAGGACGAAGTGGATCACCTGATTCTGCTGGCCCTCATGACCGGTATCCTGGCCATCTGTTCGCTGCCTCTCACG atTCGTGGCTTCAGGCAAGCCATCAGACCTGACCCCAAGGACCTAGGAGACCTTATTGCCTTCAGATTCAGTGCCTTCAACCCCATCCTGGATCCCTGGGTCTTCATCCTCTTCAGAAAGGCCGTCTTCCGAAGGCTCCGGCATGTGTGCTGTTGTCTCCGCCGGGCCCCACCCATGGGGCCACCAGCTGTTAAGGTCCACAATTTCCCCTTTCCTGACACAACCCAGGGATGA
- the CALM3 gene encoding calmodulin-3 encodes MADQLTEEQIAEFKEAFSLFDKDGDGTITTKELGTVMRSLGQNPTEAELQDMINEVDADGNGTIDFPEFLTMMARKMKDTDSEEEIREAFRVFDKDGNGYISAAELRHVMTNLGEKLTDEEVDEMIREADIDGDGQVNYEEFVQMMTAK; translated from the exons ATG GCTGACCAGCTGACCGAGGAGCAGATTGCAG AGTTCAAGGAGGCCTTTTCCCTGTTTGATAAGGATGGAGATGGGACCATCACCACCAAGGAGTTGGGTACAGTGATGCGATCCCTGGGTCAGAACCCAACGGAGGCTGAGCTCCAAGATATGATCAATGAGGTGGATGCAGATG GAAATGGGACCATTGACTTCCCTGAATTCCTGACCATGATGGCAAGGAAAATGAAGGACACAGACAGCGAGGAAGAGATCCGAGAGGCGTTCCGCGTTTTTGACAAG GATGGGAACGGCTATATCAGTGCTGCGGAGCTTCGTCACGTGATGACCAACCTCGGGGAGAAGCTGACCGACGAGGAGGTGGACGAGATGATCCGAGAGGCAGACATAGATGGCGATGGCCAAGTTAACTATGAAG AGTTTGTACAGATGATGACCGCGAAGTGA